CTCTCCCCACAGTGGTGTCATTGAATGAAACAGCAGGAATCTCCCGACCAAGCAGTGAAGTAGTATTTGGGCATTCCCTTCTCTGTCCGGGCAGGTGTCAGTAATCAGTGCATGAACACGAGGATTCCAGTTGGCCATGCCACCGAAAGTCTGCGGCACAAGGATACCGACAGGGGAACAGGACCCGGTTCAACATTTTCCGACCTTCAGGATAACTACCGGTTCGAAGGTGTATTCTGGGGCGAAACCGGTAACCCATTGGTTATTATCGAGGAACTTAACGCTTCGGTTATTCTTGTACCTGGTGAATGGTGGAATATAGGAATACTGGAAGAGAATATCCCGCCAGATACGAAGATATCATCGTTTCTGATCCTCTAACCCGTATCTGGTCCTGCTAGTTCAACATACGGGCAATAGTCCGGACGCGAATAACAGTCTTTTTCAGTTCGTATTACAGGAGGAGTACTCTTCGGCTGCCTGGGTCTGTATTCGTCCGGGTATACGCAGAAAGCGCCCACTATTCACCTCCGGGTGAAAGGTGAAGCGCCTGACAACCCAACCTCTCGTCAGGTGCCTTTCCGTCCATGATCCGTTTCATCCGCATAACAGCAGAGCATACATTCATGACAGGATCACCATTATTCTCATGAAGTGTATACAAATGTTTACGTATAAGGTCAAGGACAATCCTACTGGCGATATCTGACTATGAATGAAACAGAAAGAGCGCTGATTCTGATACCCGTCCCGTATCTAATTACAGCCCGTACTGTATCGGAGTTGTGTGGGCTGGTGATCTCGACAGAGAGTAGGATAATAGTCT
The genomic region above belongs to Candidatus Aegiribacteria sp. and contains:
- a CDS encoding DUF4277 domain-containing protein; the encoded protein is MPGQRRECPNTTSLLGREIPAVSFNDTTVGRAMDVLFNAGSKKIFS